In a single window of the Alphaproteobacteria bacterium LSUCC0684 genome:
- a CDS encoding DUF3576 domain-containing protein has translation MPLSSVDTFGGTIITEWYMQPDDTTTRIKVAIFILDQELRSDAIRVEVYVQHRSDGATDWQDDGRDRELAIKLEDLILTRAREIRSAGVLETN, from the coding sequence ATGCCCCTTTCAAGCGTCGACACTTTCGGCGGGACGATCATCACCGAATGGTACATGCAGCCCGATGACACAACAACGCGGATCAAGGTTGCGATCTTCATCCTCGACCAAGAGTTGAGATCCGATGCCATCCGGGTTGAAGTCTATGTCCAGCACCGTTCGGATGGCGCAACGGACTGGCAGGATGATGGCCGTGATCGTGAACTTGCCATCAAGCTTGAGGATCTCATCCTCACCAGAGCAAGAGAAATCCGTTCAGCCGGCGTTCTTGAAACAAACTGA
- a CDS encoding porin: MRKVLLATTALATIGGVAAIANADVSLSGDQQWRYISLSDDNNADNSDSDFTAETNVYIAFSTTTDNGLTFSMSQSFDEDGVTENTSSISGDFGTISFVDGSTTAHAASDFDVTSVGIAGGHGDAGMVGYAGTSGTTTISGVQYNEALIRDPDGGGVLRYHSPSFGGLTFGVSFGHLEDGDDNTSTSYGAMYSGSMGDIGYKIGVASYDGQGSSEDGQHIGANITYGDMTFGIGSSSNKTSATSKQEDLSYSVNYKMNSDLTLNIGRATSENDNGGTKLEANNTSIGVAYTIAPGLTATLNSHNFEYKSGGSVANDGQAIQSEIKMSW, translated from the coding sequence ATGCGTAAGGTTCTTCTTGCTACTACGGCTCTCGCCACCATCGGTGGTGTTGCAGCTATTGCCAATGCTGACGTCTCCCTGAGTGGCGATCAGCAATGGCGCTATATCAGCCTGAGTGACGACAACAACGCTGATAACTCAGATAGTGACTTCACTGCAGAAACAAATGTTTACATCGCCTTTTCCACCACAACCGATAACGGTCTGACTTTCTCCATGTCACAGAGTTTTGATGAAGACGGGGTAACAGAAAACACCTCTAGCATCAGCGGTGACTTCGGCACCATCTCCTTCGTTGATGGAAGCACTACTGCCCACGCAGCATCTGACTTCGACGTAACATCTGTTGGTATCGCTGGTGGCCATGGTGATGCGGGTATGGTTGGGTATGCTGGTACATCTGGTACTACCACCATCTCAGGTGTTCAGTATAACGAAGCCCTCATCCGTGATCCCGATGGTGGCGGCGTGCTGCGCTACCACAGCCCATCCTTTGGTGGCTTGACCTTCGGTGTTAGCTTCGGGCACCTTGAGGACGGCGATGACAACACCTCAACTTCCTATGGTGCGATGTATTCAGGTTCCATGGGTGATATTGGCTACAAAATCGGTGTTGCATCCTACGATGGCCAAGGATCTTCCGAAGATGGCCAGCATATTGGTGCCAACATCACCTATGGTGACATGACGTTCGGTATTGGTAGCTCTTCCAACAAGACTTCTGCGACAAGCAAACAGGAAGACCTGTCCTACAGTGTTAACTATAAGATGAACTCTGATCTTACCCTGAACATTGGTCGTGCGACTTCTGAAAACGACAATGGTGGTACAAAGCTTGAGGCTAACAACACCTCCATCGGTGTTGCTTACACTATCGCACCTGGTCTGACTGCTACGCTGAACTCTCACAACTTTGAGTACAAGTCTGGTGGTAGTGTTGCCAACGACGGTCAGGCAATCCAGTCTGAAATCAAGATGTCCTGGTAA
- a CDS encoding sulfotransferase produces the protein MQHKPDPEQLKQLYLQGRFDEIVRNAKAFSKANPKNHVVFTILGVAFAKSGLTKSSVECFKRVVRLCPDSAEGFNNLGNALRNQGQHKDALRAFDQAIQLKPDYAHAYNGRGSIFSDLDNMEECIKSFEKVLELQPDHVMAMDNLGQAYQNLGDFEKAEEMFRRAIKSEPGHAEAHYHLSRVHRYAAEDHHLEQMRARLREHHPDIKEKVFLNFALGKACSDIRNYDEAFEHWAEGNLAFKAKIGYHAEKDDVIFERIRTWAENMPEFGVENDTGLVFILGMPRSGTSLVEQILSGHSRVHAAGELVHLARGVEKFCADKDQLTRQMLKNVRSYYRQNISGMGQGKQFITDKTPQNFRWIGLIRTIFPGASIIHLKRHPMAVCFSNFRYFFQTEGMSYSNSLDDIGRYYLQYDKLMEFWYEKYPGDIITVDYARLTENPREEIENLLSHLGLEWQESCLEIEKNQRAVRTVSNTQIRSKIYTKSSEEWRHYETHLAPLRKMLDPILKRQGWE, from the coding sequence ATGCAACACAAACCCGATCCAGAGCAACTAAAGCAACTTTATCTTCAAGGAAGATTTGATGAAATTGTCAGAAATGCCAAAGCGTTCAGCAAGGCCAATCCAAAAAACCATGTTGTTTTCACTATTCTGGGCGTTGCCTTTGCAAAATCAGGGCTGACCAAATCATCTGTTGAATGTTTCAAGCGCGTGGTGAGACTCTGTCCAGATTCGGCGGAAGGGTTCAACAATCTTGGCAATGCCTTGCGGAACCAGGGCCAACACAAAGACGCGTTGCGTGCGTTCGATCAGGCAATTCAACTAAAGCCGGATTATGCCCATGCCTATAACGGCCGGGGAAGTATTTTCAGTGATCTGGATAATATGGAAGAATGTATAAAATCATTCGAAAAAGTGCTGGAGTTGCAGCCAGATCATGTAATGGCCATGGACAACCTAGGCCAGGCATATCAGAATCTGGGTGATTTTGAAAAAGCCGAAGAAATGTTCCGCCGGGCGATAAAAAGTGAACCTGGCCATGCCGAAGCACATTACCACTTAAGCCGGGTGCATCGCTATGCTGCCGAAGATCACCACCTTGAGCAGATGCGGGCGCGACTTCGTGAACACCATCCCGACATAAAAGAGAAAGTGTTCCTGAATTTTGCGCTTGGAAAGGCTTGCTCGGATATCAGGAATTACGACGAGGCATTCGAACATTGGGCAGAAGGCAATTTGGCGTTCAAGGCGAAAATCGGGTATCACGCTGAAAAGGATGATGTGATTTTTGAGCGCATTCGCACCTGGGCTGAGAACATGCCTGAATTTGGTGTCGAAAATGACACGGGACTTGTATTCATTCTCGGCATGCCCCGTTCCGGCACATCCCTTGTTGAGCAGATTCTTTCAGGTCATAGCAGGGTCCATGCAGCAGGGGAGCTGGTTCATTTGGCTCGAGGAGTTGAGAAATTCTGCGCAGATAAAGATCAGTTGACCCGGCAAATGCTTAAAAATGTTCGATCCTATTATCGGCAGAATATTTCAGGTATGGGTCAAGGAAAACAGTTCATCACCGACAAAACGCCGCAGAATTTTCGCTGGATAGGGCTGATCCGGACAATTTTTCCTGGTGCCAGCATCATCCATCTCAAAAGGCATCCCATGGCGGTATGCTTTTCCAATTTCAGGTATTTTTTCCAGACAGAAGGCATGAGCTACAGCAACAGTCTGGATGATATCGGCAGATATTATTTGCAATATGATAAACTCATGGAGTTTTGGTATGAGAAATATCCAGGCGATATCATCACGGTCGACTACGCCAGGCTCACCGAGAACCCGCGAGAAGAAATTGAAAACCTGTTGTCGCATCTCGGTCTTGAGTGGCAGGAAAGTTGTCTTGAAATTGAAAAAAACCAGCGTGCCGTCAGGACTGTTTCAAACACACAGATACGTAGCAAGATCTACACCAAAAGTTCAGAAGAATGGCGGCACTATGAAACCCATCTTGCCCCGCTTAGGAAAATGCTTGATCCAATTCTCAAAAGGCAGGGCTGGGAATAA
- a CDS encoding sulfotransferase — translation MIDIQGIQHLSAQGQHQKAMDAAKKLLKSNPKTEAVLALHARIHRNAGEFELALKSYLQLQKTNPQNVDYLFGAALCHSQMGQFYSAEQLYLKLIKINPKDFRFRMNLGVIYRQKHEYEKSANQLILASRLKPNHIDIMDNLAVTLFCQQLFGEALEIYDEIFIIDPHNFRSLNNRGMVYLHLNEFDKAKSDFEACLKLCPTYQLALNNLGLVFLYTGYADQAEDLFHQAIENNPYDCKSYFNLISLGARSSPKAAKVFHQLEQFYDKQIPLSSIDRGLFALADFHHGQENIQKAYHYYRQGNDQVSRQRPYDNYKTRLEFKRIKEISLSLPDISPATNTDDKRIFIIGMPRSGTTLLESILASHPDIVAGDELPYFNVICKQTLLNAPDAAEHVSPSTLDDIATLYCEKTAFLFKENNWAIDKLPHNFKWTAVILKIFPDAKILHVHRDPMDNCWSLYRANFEQSHNYCYSMKSLGQYYAHYQKLMAFFTEKFGRRILSVSYDELVMQPEELSAEIFSYLGLDGYQFKESDRGKDYFSRTASATQVQQPISTSSLQGWRKHEDFLSPLLASLQKHQHRLGLPVYQA, via the coding sequence ATGATTGATATCCAAGGAATTCAGCATCTTTCCGCCCAAGGCCAACACCAAAAAGCCATGGATGCTGCCAAGAAATTGTTAAAAAGCAATCCCAAAACTGAAGCTGTTCTTGCCCTCCATGCACGTATTCATCGTAATGCGGGAGAATTTGAACTGGCGTTGAAATCATATCTTCAGCTGCAAAAAACCAATCCTCAAAATGTCGATTACCTCTTTGGTGCTGCTCTTTGCCATAGCCAGATGGGTCAATTCTATTCTGCTGAACAACTCTATCTCAAACTAATCAAGATAAATCCGAAGGATTTCCGCTTCAGGATGAATCTTGGCGTTATTTATCGGCAGAAGCATGAATATGAAAAATCTGCAAACCAGCTAATCCTGGCATCCAGACTTAAACCAAATCATATCGATATAATGGATAATCTGGCCGTTACACTGTTCTGCCAGCAGCTTTTTGGCGAAGCACTAGAAATATATGATGAGATTTTTATCATTGATCCACATAATTTCAGATCCCTCAACAACAGGGGGATGGTGTATCTGCATCTTAATGAATTTGATAAAGCGAAATCAGATTTTGAAGCTTGCCTGAAATTATGTCCAACATATCAACTGGCGCTGAACAATTTGGGCCTTGTCTTTCTATATACGGGCTACGCTGACCAAGCGGAGGATCTGTTCCATCAAGCAATAGAAAACAACCCTTACGACTGTAAGAGCTATTTTAATCTTATCAGCCTGGGCGCCAGATCATCACCAAAAGCTGCGAAAGTATTTCATCAGCTCGAACAATTTTATGATAAACAAATACCTCTGTCCAGTATTGATCGGGGCCTTTTTGCCCTGGCTGACTTTCATCATGGTCAGGAAAACATCCAAAAAGCCTATCACTATTACCGCCAAGGCAACGATCAGGTTTCTCGACAACGACCCTATGATAATTATAAAACACGGCTAGAATTCAAACGGATCAAAGAGATCAGTCTGTCCTTGCCGGATATATCGCCAGCAACCAACACCGACGATAAGCGTATTTTCATTATCGGTATGCCCAGATCTGGCACTACGCTTCTTGAATCCATCCTTGCAAGCCACCCTGATATTGTGGCGGGGGATGAACTTCCCTATTTCAATGTCATTTGCAAACAAACATTATTGAATGCTCCGGATGCAGCTGAACATGTCAGCCCGTCAACGCTGGATGATATAGCCACGTTATATTGTGAAAAGACAGCATTTCTGTTCAAGGAAAATAACTGGGCGATTGATAAACTGCCTCACAATTTCAAATGGACGGCCGTCATCCTCAAGATTTTTCCAGATGCGAAAATACTTCATGTCCACCGAGATCCAATGGATAACTGCTGGTCTCTTTATCGGGCCAATTTTGAACAGAGCCACAATTACTGTTATTCCATGAAATCCCTTGGACAGTACTATGCTCATTATCAGAAATTGATGGCTTTTTTCACCGAAAAATTTGGCCGCCGTATCCTCTCGGTCAGCTATGATGAACTGGTCATGCAGCCGGAAGAGCTTAGCGCAGAAATCTTCAGTTATCTCGGTCTTGATGGCTACCAGTTTAAGGAAAGCGATCGGGGGAAAGACTATTTTTCCCGCACCGCAAGTGCAACACAGGTTCAACAGCCCATCAGCACCAGTTCACTCCAGGGTTGGCGGAAACACGAAGACTTTCTCAGCCCCCTGCTCGCGTCATTGCAAAAACACCAACACCGCCTCGGCCTGCCGGTTTATCAGGCCTGA
- a CDS encoding YggS family pyridoxal phosphate-dependent enzyme, whose protein sequence is MDRSIEESIKEIRQEMGKAALSAGRHIDDTTLVAVSKKQPDDRIDAALDAGLRVFGENRVQEAQGRWAHRRQTIPDLSLRLIGPLQTNKAAEAVALFDVIETLDREKLARVLAAEMEKQGRALDCLIQVNTGEEEQKSGISPREAVAFSHFCRDDLGLRITGLMCIPPVSEEAAMHFALLAKLGREAGLPHLSMGMSADFAEAIRFGSTHVRVGSALFGERPPA, encoded by the coding sequence ATGGACCGCAGCATAGAAGAGTCAATCAAGGAAATCCGGCAGGAAATGGGCAAGGCAGCCCTTTCTGCCGGTCGTCACATCGACGATACCACGCTTGTGGCGGTATCCAAGAAACAGCCCGATGACCGGATTGATGCCGCGCTCGATGCCGGCCTCAGGGTATTTGGGGAAAACCGTGTTCAGGAAGCCCAGGGGCGCTGGGCCCACCGCCGGCAAACCATCCCTGATCTGTCTTTGCGTCTCATTGGCCCGCTCCAGACAAACAAGGCGGCAGAAGCGGTTGCGCTGTTTGATGTGATCGAGACGCTGGATCGGGAAAAGCTGGCCCGCGTGCTTGCAGCTGAAATGGAAAAGCAGGGCCGAGCTCTTGACTGCCTCATTCAGGTCAATACCGGCGAAGAAGAACAGAAATCCGGCATTTCCCCACGCGAGGCTGTTGCTTTCAGCCATTTCTGCCGGGATGATCTCGGGCTCCGAATAACGGGGCTGATGTGTATTCCGCCGGTATCCGAAGAAGCGGCGATGCATTTCGCGCTCCTGGCAAAACTCGGACGTGAAGCCGGGTTGCCCCATCTTTCCATGGGCATGAGCGCGGATTTTGCCGAGGCAATCCGGTTTGGCTCAACCCATGTCCGGGTTGGCTCGGCACTCTTCGGGGAAAGACCTCCAGCCTGA
- the ribA gene encoding GTP cyclohydrolase II, whose amino-acid sequence MSNAADLQSVHRAIADLRRGSPVLVCANSGYIGLIRAAEQVSGSGLAALAEQSSSAPYLLISAQRAEAIGFRPKASAVACSIILPERLQPEDILGLIGDLPMQTDLRGLNVLPEGETSMASLALMVMRAARLMPAALAAHMSFKDERAMHRWAQDRGVLILDEDKIRSFDALSANLLREAARARLPLEDAEGAEIAIFRPLDGGTEHFALLIHPEDGSQMATPPLVRIHSQCITGDILGSLKCDCGTQLRTAIRQMADNGGGILIYLAQEGRDIGLVNKLRAYALQDAGLDTVEANHALGFETDHRYFLPATEMLRQLGHGAIRLMTNNPDKIEQVRSSGVDVVERIPLLAGRNPHNENYLETKKTRTGHLID is encoded by the coding sequence ATGTCAAACGCCGCCGATCTGCAATCTGTTCACCGTGCCATCGCTGATCTCCGGCGGGGCTCGCCGGTTCTGGTATGTGCCAATTCCGGCTATATCGGACTCATACGTGCCGCCGAGCAGGTTTCAGGCAGCGGGCTGGCGGCGCTGGCGGAACAGTCGTCTTCGGCTCCGTATCTGCTGATTTCAGCCCAGCGGGCGGAAGCGATCGGGTTCCGGCCCAAAGCATCGGCCGTTGCCTGTTCGATCATCCTGCCGGAACGCCTTCAACCCGAAGACATACTCGGCCTGATCGGTGATCTGCCAATGCAAACGGATCTCCGCGGGCTCAATGTTCTGCCTGAGGGCGAAACCAGCATGGCCAGTCTGGCACTGATGGTGATGCGGGCCGCCCGCCTGATGCCGGCAGCGCTGGCGGCGCATATGTCCTTTAAAGATGAGCGGGCAATGCATCGCTGGGCGCAGGATCGCGGTGTTCTTATTCTTGATGAAGATAAAATCCGGTCTTTTGATGCCCTTTCGGCCAACCTGCTCCGGGAGGCTGCCCGTGCCCGGCTACCGCTCGAAGATGCGGAAGGTGCGGAGATTGCCATCTTTCGCCCCCTTGATGGAGGCACGGAGCATTTTGCATTGCTGATCCATCCCGAAGATGGCAGCCAGATGGCTACACCTCCGCTTGTCCGGATTCATTCGCAATGCATCACCGGCGATATTCTGGGTAGCCTTAAATGCGACTGCGGCACCCAGCTTCGCACCGCCATCCGGCAGATGGCCGATAACGGCGGCGGAATCCTTATCTATCTTGCGCAGGAAGGCCGGGATATAGGCCTTGTCAACAAACTCCGTGCGTATGCCCTGCAGGATGCGGGGCTTGATACGGTCGAGGCCAATCATGCGCTGGGGTTTGAGACCGATCACCGGTATTTTCTGCCCGCGACCGAAATGCTCCGCCAGCTTGGTCATGGCGCCATTCGCCTGATGACCAATAACCCCGATAAAATCGAGCAGGTCCGGTCTTCCGGGGTGGATGTGGTGGAACGTATTCCCCTTCTGGCCGGACGGAATCCACATAACGAGAACTATCTCGAAACCAAGAAGACCCGGACCGGGCATCTCATCGACTAG
- a CDS encoding response regulator transcription factor — translation MVKILAVDDDSHLLETLVRQLSSGTDFDVTGAETIAQAKDRLQEIEPDLILLDVSLPDGDGRDACRWIRGKGYTIPILMLTAQDGELDTIEGLEAGANDYIAKPLRLGELIARIRLHLDQYQARADARITIGAFVFSAGSKTLTHRETAKDLSLTEKETAIIKYLLKREGAEVGKVELLENVWGYNERITTHTLETHIYRLRQKIHLIDESPFLLTRNKGYCLSL, via the coding sequence ATGGTTAAAATCCTTGCTGTCGATGACGATAGCCATCTTCTGGAAACACTGGTGCGCCAACTTTCATCTGGAACGGATTTTGATGTAACCGGCGCCGAAACCATCGCTCAGGCGAAAGACAGGCTTCAAGAAATCGAACCTGATCTGATCCTGCTTGATGTCTCTCTGCCGGATGGCGACGGCCGGGATGCCTGCCGGTGGATACGGGGGAAAGGATATACGATCCCGATCCTGATGCTCACCGCACAGGATGGAGAGCTTGATACGATCGAAGGGCTTGAGGCCGGGGCCAATGACTATATCGCCAAGCCACTCAGGCTGGGAGAACTGATTGCCCGCATCAGGCTTCACCTTGATCAATATCAGGCGCGCGCCGATGCCCGCATCACCATCGGAGCATTTGTTTTCAGCGCGGGCAGCAAGACACTCACCCATCGTGAAACCGCCAAGGATCTGTCCCTGACGGAAAAGGAAACCGCCATTATCAAATACCTTCTGAAACGAGAGGGGGCCGAGGTTGGCAAAGTCGAGCTGCTTGAAAATGTCTGGGGATATAACGAGCGCATCACCACCCACACGCTGGAAACACATATATACCGGCTGCGGCAGAAAATTCATCTGATCGATGAAAGCCCGTTTCTTTTGACCCGGAACAAAGGCTATTGCCTCAGCCTTTGA
- a CDS encoding 4-(cytidine 5'-diphospho)-2-C-methyl-D-erythritol kinase — MPNTPAHHETAPAKINLTLAVTGRRKDGYHMLDSAVIFAAIGDRISLKPGDIDQLEITGDFAEDLADAPRAENSVWQSLTAFRGATGWNQAFEITLRKDLPVAAGIGGGSSDAAAMLRLLNRLAPTPLAPAALADMALGLGADVPVCLKAVEGGMWRMRGIGELIEPLPAITNLGIVLVNNGTKVATRDVFAAFGAIDDGSCDAPQKLYSTPHPFPGSANLSALGAWITGGNDLLLPAITVAPGIAKSLDDLTAMKSCPGFIASGMSGSGATCFALFTDADAAISALKSSEKIPGWCWAGGVCGIST; from the coding sequence ATGCCGAACACGCCTGCCCACCACGAAACCGCCCCCGCCAAGATCAACCTCACGCTGGCGGTTACCGGCCGCCGGAAGGACGGGTATCACATGCTTGATTCGGCCGTGATTTTTGCCGCCATCGGCGATCGGATCAGCCTCAAGCCCGGCGATATCGATCAGCTGGAGATTACCGGTGATTTTGCTGAGGACCTCGCTGATGCGCCGCGAGCTGAAAACAGTGTCTGGCAAAGCCTGACCGCTTTCCGGGGTGCTACGGGATGGAACCAGGCTTTTGAGATTACGCTTCGCAAAGACCTGCCCGTGGCGGCGGGAATAGGTGGCGGATCAAGCGATGCAGCGGCCATGCTGCGATTGCTCAACCGTCTTGCGCCAACACCTCTTGCTCCGGCCGCGCTTGCGGATATGGCCCTTGGTCTTGGCGCCGATGTGCCCGTCTGCCTCAAGGCTGTTGAGGGCGGGATGTGGCGCATGCGCGGCATAGGGGAGCTGATTGAACCGCTGCCCGCCATCACAAACCTTGGGATTGTCCTTGTAAATAATGGGACCAAGGTTGCCACAAGAGATGTGTTTGCCGCGTTCGGCGCCATTGATGATGGGTCTTGCGATGCGCCCCAGAAACTCTATTCAACGCCTCATCCCTTTCCCGGATCAGCAAATCTTTCTGCCTTGGGCGCTTGGATCACCGGTGGCAATGATCTGCTTTTACCGGCAATCACGGTTGCCCCGGGCATTGCCAAAAGCCTTGATGACCTCACCGCCATGAAATCCTGCCCCGGGTTTATTGCATCGGGGATGAGCGGCAGCGGCGCTACCTGCTTTGCTCTGTTTACCGATGCCGATGCTGCCATATCGGCGCTGAAATCATCTGAAAAGATACCGGGATGGTGCTGGGCCGGCGGTGTTTGCGGTATTTCAACCTGA
- a CDS encoding tetratricopeptide repeat protein: MMKPGQRPNDDTRPPWCRMTRARPGLCVLLAALVLATGSCQRPENIEGSTSSSISIAVAPEASVVETSPQDNLDAGAYLVAHIASYDLDLPQAAERYTAALAKDPSNLTLLERSFRMLYINGQIENAAAIASRIEQISRPLELGGEPAAAIAARNEDWEGLDVLADHLWADRASQPLGIVLGAWALAFRDQGDAGLSQLLDLATLEHHGADIILKSQSALMAEYLKRPDDALAFARDVLKTEGAPVASRILMAGILARGGAGQEALRRLDPSLGPLFDKPRLRRDIESGALSLFPPPTRNQLLANAVIEASQLDDSKQIHPLARLHLASYLDADYGRLIYMLGQELFQLGYPEEAQQQLSRMPQTSIWLQPGLILTARHLSRQPGGTEGAAQIYTQLLSNDAENVSLWQQSADNDRWGGRYEMALPKYDTALDLDPTNGRLHYYRGICLDRLGRETEAEVAFRKAVSLDPNDAYALNYFGYWLLEQDKAPVEALGMIRKAVEKQPQNGYFVDSLGWGYFKLGQYDKAVLYLERAVTIQPVDPVITDHLGDAYAKLGRLREARFHWERALIYANEDTDIETIRHKIRAETPPEQP, from the coding sequence ATGATGAAACCCGGTCAACGCCCAAATGATGACACACGACCCCCCTGGTGCAGAATGACGCGCGCCCGGCCTGGCCTTTGCGTTCTGCTGGCGGCGCTTGTTCTGGCCACCGGTTCATGCCAGCGTCCTGAGAACATTGAAGGGTCAACTTCATCTTCGATATCTATTGCCGTTGCGCCGGAGGCAAGCGTCGTTGAGACATCCCCGCAGGACAATCTTGATGCCGGGGCGTATCTGGTCGCGCATATCGCAAGTTATGATCTTGACCTGCCTCAGGCGGCGGAGCGCTATACCGCCGCGCTGGCGAAAGATCCGTCAAATCTCACACTTCTCGAACGGTCCTTCCGGATGCTCTATATCAACGGCCAGATCGAGAATGCCGCCGCCATAGCAAGCCGGATCGAGCAGATCAGCCGGCCGCTGGAACTGGGGGGAGAACCCGCCGCCGCGATCGCTGCCAGAAATGAGGACTGGGAAGGTCTTGACGTCCTTGCCGATCATCTCTGGGCTGACCGGGCAAGCCAGCCGCTGGGCATCGTACTGGGGGCCTGGGCGCTGGCGTTTCGTGACCAGGGTGATGCCGGTCTGTCGCAACTTCTCGATCTTGCCACGCTTGAGCATCACGGTGCCGACATCATCCTGAAATCACAATCTGCCCTTATGGCGGAATACCTCAAACGACCTGATGACGCGCTTGCTTTTGCCCGCGACGTGCTGAAGACGGAGGGGGCACCTGTTGCGAGCCGCATCCTCATGGCCGGGATCCTTGCCCGTGGCGGGGCCGGGCAAGAGGCCTTGAGACGGCTTGACCCGTCTCTTGGTCCGCTTTTTGACAAACCGCGACTGCGCCGTGACATTGAAAGCGGTGCACTTTCCCTGTTCCCGCCGCCAACCCGCAACCAGCTTCTTGCCAATGCGGTCATCGAAGCAAGCCAGCTCGACGACAGCAAGCAGATTCATCCGCTGGCACGTCTTCATCTTGCTTCGTATCTCGACGCAGATTACGGCCGGCTGATCTACATGCTGGGGCAGGAGCTTTTCCAGCTCGGCTATCCGGAGGAAGCGCAGCAGCAGCTTTCCAGAATGCCGCAGACAAGCATCTGGCTTCAGCCTGGCCTGATATTGACGGCCCGGCATCTGAGCCGCCAGCCGGGTGGCACGGAAGGCGCAGCACAGATCTATACCCAATTGCTCAGCAATGATGCTGAAAACGTCTCACTCTGGCAGCAATCCGCGGATAACGACCGATGGGGCGGCAGGTATGAGATGGCCTTGCCCAAATACGATACTGCTCTTGACCTTGATCCGACCAATGGGCGGCTTCATTATTATCGCGGAATATGTCTTGATCGGCTTGGGCGCGAAACCGAAGCCGAGGTTGCCTTCCGCAAGGCTGTTTCTCTTGATCCGAACGATGCCTACGCGCTCAATTATTTTGGCTACTGGCTGCTTGAACAGGACAAGGCCCCGGTTGAAGCCCTCGGGATGATCCGCAAGGCCGTGGAGAAGCAGCCACAGAACGGGTATTTCGTCGACTCCCTCGGATGGGGATATTTCAAACTTGGCCAATACGACAAAGCTGTCCTTTATCTTGAAAGGGCGGTGACGATACAACCTGTTGATCCGGTGATCACCGATCATCTGGGCGATGCCTATGCCAAACTTGGGCGACTCCGCGAGGCCAGGTTTCACTGGGAAAGGGCGCTCATTTATGCCAATGAAGATACCGATATCGAAACCATCCGGCACAAGATCCGTGCCGAGACGCCGCCAGAACAGCCCTGA